The Periplaneta americana isolate PAMFEO1 chromosome 1, P.americana_PAMFEO1_priV1, whole genome shotgun sequence DNA segment ataataataataataataataataataataataacccagaCTAGTTTAGGGGTCAAGATTTTATAGGTATCGCATTGgtcatcgccatcatcatcatcatcatcatcatcaaaatttaaaaaatcgggcctTTGGCTTACTCGGCTCTCCTTATTGTGAAGATAGTGAAACGTCACTAAGTATTCCCAAGTAACGGTACTCCCTGTGGTCACTTGATCAAGTGGCGCAAGGTCATCACTTACAAGAACAATgaacaagagaaaaaaaacacacacacaccgaGACCCAATGGGGCGGTGTTACATTTTACATCCCTGCCGAAAATCAAACAAGACGCTCTACATTTGAGGCTGGTAATTCTACCGTTCGAACCACAACGCAGAAATTAGATTTATATTACgaagtttgttttatttaataattcttcAAAACTACACAAATTATTCTTAGTCATAAAGTAGTTGATAAAGCAGTAACGATGGAATAGGAATAACACAATACGTAACCGAGTTCTAAGAGAAAATCTGTCTAACctcaaagtttctttaaaattaatactgTTCTCGCAGGTCCGTGTTAATGCGTGTCTGGTGACTATGGTGGCTCTGTTGTGGCTGGTATCTGCGCAGTGTCCTTGCGAGGAGGAGCAGGAGGAGATACCTGAGGAGGTTCCTGCATCACCGCCACTAGAGTCGCCGTACCTGGAGCAATACCGCTGCGGCGTAGTTAAGAGATTGCATTACATACCGAAGTATCCGCTCAAGGACATAGCGAGTATGCCTGTGACGTCAGCGTGCCTGCGCTGTGGTGCCTGTCTCGCCGTCGCCGAAAAGGTAACCACGGCTTTCGATAGTGACACCAGTAAAACGTGCTAAGATAAGTGATCTGGGAAGAAATCTACTGCTGTCGCAAAGCGCTAAATACTCGCGAGCATAATGTACAACTCACATCTCTGCTCTCAAAGGCTGTGATGTGAAATAAGGGGGTACAGAGAAAGCATCGGCTAGGGGGAGACAGGTACTGATGAGGGCAGACAGTAAGCACCAGCTAAGGACGGACAGCTAGTGTCAAGGCCAGAGAGAAAGCACCAGCTAGGGACGGACAGGTAGTGTTAAGGCCAGAGAGAAAGCACCAGCTAGGGACGGACAGGTAGTGATAAGGGCAGAGAGAAAGCATCATTTAGGGAGGGACAGGTGTTGATGAAGGGAAAGAGAAAGCATGAGAGCAGAGAGAAACCACCAGTTATGGAGGGATAAGTACTGATGAAGGCAGAGGGGGAGCATTAGTTAGGAGCGGACAGTTAGTGATTATGGCAGAAAGGACCAGCTAGGGACGGACAAGTAGTGATGAGGGCAGAGAGAAAGTACCAGTTATGGAGGGACAGGTAGTGATGAACTCTCCATCTTGTATCATATGGACCTGAATTCCCTGTTCCTAATGAACCTTTGTAATTGGAGGAATTTTTCCTTCCAGTAGACGAGCTAACAAAAGTGTATCAACGTCCTTTGATCTTTCATATAGTTCAGAACAGGCCTGGGGGATTTATGCGTTAGCTTGGTCGATCTTCAGATAGCGGTctccttcttacttacttacttacttacttacttacttacttacttacttacttacttactggcttttaaggaacccggaggttcattgccgccctcacacaagcccgccattggtccctatcctgagcaacattaatccagtctcttcatcatatcctacctccctcaaatccattttaatattatcttcccatctacgtctcggcctccccaaaggtgttttcctccggcctcccaactaacactctatatgcatttctggattcacccatacgtgctacatgttctgcccatctcaaacgtctggctttaatgttcctaattatgtcaggtgaagaatacaatgcgtgcagttctgtgtagcGGTCTCCTTCTACTCCCGCAATTGTGTTCATCGTGGACATCAGTGGCTTGCAATGTGTAAgctacatttacatttttttgtaaacagaaaattaaatgtgGTATTTATGTACATATGTAGGCGAAGCACATCTTGTACTCATTGCCAATGTCACGTCACTGAATCTCTGCGTTGTTTATCGTTTCTATCCACTTGTCCGCAGCTAGTTTCTCTGTGAGCGCGAGCGCGCTCAGAGAGAGGCTTACCCCTAGCCCTGatcaattattactattattattattattattattattattattattattattattattaactgagtAAACGCCTACATACCAAGAAAATCTGTTTtaccataaaatgtattattattattattattattattattattattattattattattattattattattattattattattattatgaattgatAAAACGGGAATACATCAACAAAATTTATTTTGCCACAAATTCCACATTTTTCTTCTGAAGATATGAACTAAGGTAGGTATTTCTAAATGTAAAACGTAAGGTAGGGGCCAGAAGTTCTTGTAAATAACGTCCTGTTGCAGCTGAACGAGACGTTAGTCGTGGCCCATGAAACAGCGTACTGGATGCGACGCTTAGACGATGATTACGTCGTTGAGCTCTTACGATCCCTCTGCAACAACGGATTCGAAAAGTGAGTGAACGATTCATCAACTTCTTTAATGATTCATTCTATCTGTAACTGGATTTGGTACGATATCAAGTATGGAGAAGGTGATTAAATCCCTCATGTCGGTAATCTAGATGATGACACTGATGACGTTGACAAATATTTAGACGATGGTAACAATGATACACTAACAACCTTACTAATTGACAATTATGAAGATTACGGCGATGTTgaagataatgatgacgatgttgatgacaattacaattattatgttAATTTTGACGACTTGATGACGattatgacgatgacgatgatgatgatgatgatgatgatgatgatgatgatgatgatgtaagcaACATTGACGACGGTGATGACCAAGACTCGGATGTTGATGGAATATCATCTTAGAGCATGATATTACTAGACAATGCAGAATCTATTATGCATATAAACTCGTTTTGCTTACATAATAACCTAtatcgtttatttttatttttcattttcttgtatTCTTCCATGTAGcattatgtatatgtatgttgaggctatcaaatgcaaaactcgtcTTATCCAGGTAAATTGATTTGTCAgaaaaacaggaaaaaccgttatggatatggacagttttgcatttgatagtagttttctaagctatatggaagaggaattagacaagatttgcacaaaccaactatatcagtagatagagagctgcaagaagtacaatatgccatatgtaactcatttttttttaattttggataaggcgagttttgaattattaacactacaattgggtatacacatggtggcagtgatatataatatacaataataacattataataattacagtaataaaatgtacaataattatagcaataaaaataaaataaaaataaatgtaattctaactataaataaataaatgcaataaaccttggactataaataaaaactatctctaataacgcctactataagcaaaagtaaacctaacttataagtacttctattaaacccaactattatcaacttaaataattacatatcaccttaattaattacatatcatcttaattaactaCATGACACTACTTTAGATAATTACACTacacctacaattaaattttctcgTCTAATATTCTCAACCtgtccttaaatgtattgattttgagaggaccaccctaaaagattgccgcaggtaggCTGTTCCAGTCTATtcttgtgcggttaacaaaggaaaatttttccaCGTCCGTTctatgttttctgtatttaaacttcctaatatgatcagccctgcctaagtatgatggtgtcactaatctagcaaTGATGTCGGTCCAttctttgtgtcccatttgtgccttaaacaatgcggtcagtTATCCATTGGTTACCggtattttaaaagtaattttctggttttgttgcatttttagttgttttcgcCTTTTCAGCGGGCTTTTTCTTcacatttatttgagattttactgaattcaaatATCGTACACGACATGTGCGATACTCCGGGACTTCCCCTAACTCAATAAGTAAGACAGCAGAGATCTGGAGCAGCGACACCAGTAGAGCGTAGCCTGGTGTCTCTTACAAGATTTAAGTAAGGGTGTCAAAATACCAAAGTAAAGATTTTTGTAACAGTTAGTGTCTGAGTTCGGTGACGGTATATTTTCCATTGAtggatgtattttattttgtaaattgtgcgaaATGCACTATGGAAAAACGCTTTACGATTGCACCGGTATATCGAGAGTAAGAAGCATTTAAATAATGCGATGTGTgcaaaagagagaaataaataaaagtacataATTCAACACAACATAaggaacaatgttttaatttactatcacctgtaTTTTTCCCAtgcctcattgtttccattagttttctccgaaacctcaagaacaggacatatgttcatataaactttttttgttcagaatcaccaatattatcacccctcaaaccatgtgcctttcctcctgactcaccctgtatgttcctttacttatttattacctttaagaattttaactggaaaatctagaaaatgcacctattaacacattgatgacattgaattttTACCATTAAACtttctataaacaaattttccatttcaaagagctaaaattcgattttttaaagtcttagggccatattcatagacattcttagcgcggacttccggtggatgatcagcgaactaacgttttttgtattcataaactagtgttagtgatcttgtacaagtaatcactcgatagccggggctagtttagcacgctcgtagcgcggactagcgaaatgtctatgaatagcacccctagatTTTTAATTAGTTGCTAAAATCTATCATCTCTATCCATTAGCGGTGAGCATGTTGCTCCGCTCTGTATAGAGGAGcggataccacagtctagtatatagtcacgaagctcaatacgtagtaaatatgcatccatagacagttgctaaccactaaggtcgctagtatcgcctcattacagataatgcgaaatagtaccggcacagtctagtgttcctagcacccttcacaactcaagcttcgtgattgtatatactagactgtgcggaTACCTAGCCATAAGGCTCTCTGTGCGCGTGAGttgaaattattcttttttaCTTACAGCTATGGTCTGCGTGAAATCGATGGGAAACGTGTGATATCGGAGGCCTACTCGTACTCTACTCACGTTCCCTCGGTGTACGACGGCATGTGGACGAAAAAGTGAAGTAACTCATTTCCATCTCCCACTCTGTTCCGAAGCTCGACATCTAAATCTAAATCACGATATAGATACAGCAGATGAACACATTCCACATTCATGTAACGACATCTCTTCCGGCTCCTATTGGCCAGCGATGGGGAACTGcctctctcagagagcttagcttgCCCCCTCACCCCAGTCTTAACAGGTGGGGTAAAGTGGAGTGTATGCATTCGCCACGCATAAAACCACTGCATAATCGATTCATTCTGTGATGGCTTGTATTCCAGAATAAGTAGCCTATTCCTCCTTTCTCTTTCCAATATCAGATTCTCAATTTATTATgattaattacttatggcttttaaggaacccggaggttcattgccacagtcacgtaagtccgccatcggtccctattctgagcaagatcaatccagtctctatcatcacatcccacctccctcaaatccattttaatattatcctcccatctactctcGGCCtctcaaaagtatttttccctccggccttccaactaaaggctggttcacaataaaccgggaacggaaacgagaacggaaatattgttaaaataaatgtatttaaatttgaccATTCCAatgaactattgtgaatgctcacatttaaatacatttatgttaaaataaatgtatttaaatttgaccATTCCCAAttgaactattgtgaatgctcacatttaaatacatttattttaacattatttccgttctagttctcgtcgtttccgttcccggtttattgtgaaccagccttaacactctatatgcatttctggattcgctcatacgtgttgcatgccctgcccatctcaaacgtctggatttaatgttcctaattatatcaggtgaagaatacaatgcgtgttgtTCTAGGTTGTGTTGTGTTcctgtaacattaatgatttgttAATTCACTTTTCATGTAACTAATTACTTCAATCCCTTTCTGTATGATCGAATTATATAATGATATAAACTCCTCTTGCTCTGAAAGGAAgtgtcgcagcccatgggtttcttaacaaaaaactgtttgaaagaaggttatctatccgatccAAAAGTTTGTGGTCTGATTTATAAAGATCCCGTATATTGCAGTTTTATATACTTTACTTGGAGGCCTATATCCGGTTCACTTTCATTTTATACTGCGCCTTACATCTACAGTACATGCCGCCGTAGTTCCATGAACACGCAgtcataattttttacattttcatttcaatCGTAATTTCGAAAGTACGTGGATAAACCCATCGTTTTTGTTTGAATGGGCGCCAATAACATTGTTCGTCGGCTTGTTAGAGACAAGTCAAAATCacaattatttgttttaaatggGCAGTAGTCAATGACATACACAGTTTTAAAACTATTCAATTGACAGTGGTGATTGAGTGTGAATagctgaaaacagaagaaatattacaaaaagattgctgtttctgaagaaataaggaacaaacaaagaaatgagatTATCACTTTCGCAATGTGTACCCTATTTCACTTTGAGTATACAAATGACACAGTTGAATACATAAAAATATCTAGTAATATCGATGAATTCTTCACGGCACTTTTGCGAGAATCTGTTTCTCCACCAAGCCCAGCCTATCCAGCAGGAAAAGTGCCAATGAAAACAGAAAGAAGTGCAAGACTTGGAAAAAATTAAGCGGTACATCAGAAGTGAGCATACGgcattttatgaagaacttttcCGCTGATCTACGGACAGTAATGCAACGTACAATGACTGGAAAACAGTACATCCCAAGTGAAAAGACTGACCTCTCTTCATCATTCatgatattttccttttttcatttataatcacagtagaatcccgattatccgtcaccctagtaaccgattgtcggattatccgactgtctttctctctctctatctctctctctctctctctcttttttgctACAGAATATATGAAGTTCTGTACATTAtcctgttattttttattttttttcgagAGAGAGGATTATTACAAGACTTTGCCCTTACACAGGATGGTCTATTGTTCAAGTTCTTGTACTGTATAACCTCTATATAAACTGTCTTCCACgggtatcaaaagaaatcgtgttgtacTAAGTATGAAAAAGTGCAAATagagtggtttggggaacgagaaactgtggctcatctcagaaTACGAAATTGGAATCAGAACTgtatgcgatttaataaaaatcaaggatatagtgtataaagtacgtaaatctacaacatgagatgtCCACTCTTTCTATCTTCCAACAGAACAGCTAttataaggagtttccttgcaaCTTAACAACTCGTTGTTAACAACCAAACTTAAATCAGTGAAGTTATGATCCATTACCTAGCATATTCAATACAAAACCATAGAGGAGCTTAAGAGATTGTacgcattattcactaaattttcgaaaatcttttatggtacggattatccgattttttcgattaggcctaaccgttcagtccaccttcttcattaccacggataatagaggttctactgtattatatatTGCTTGTTGATTATGTATGATTTCCAGTAAAGTAATACAAGACTAGCACGAAAATGgccatattttatttgattttacttgttataaaattgattttttaaagaGAGCGACTTTTTTCAAACCGTATTTTAAATCTCGATAAAACCTTAAGTATCCGCATAATGCGTAAAAACCAACAAATCTACCTACCCTATCAGCCCACATGTCCGGAATTATATATTtccaggccaccggcgtggctcagtcggttaaggcgcttgcctgccggtctgaagttgcgttcgggcgcgggtttgatccccgcttgggctgattacctggttggattttttccgaggttttccccatccgtaatgtgaatgcaaggtaatctatggcgaatcctcggcctcatctcgccaaatatcatctcactatcaccaatctcatcgacgctaaataacctagtagttgatacagcgtcgttaaataaccaactaaaataaaaaataaaattatatatttccagatagttttcctctaacatagtttccccccccccccacaaattTACTTTCCTGGCTTACGCTTACGGCCTTTTAAAAAGAAGCCGATTCACGTGTCCCAGTGTTGCTGTTGTAGGTATTGCTCGACCAacgccagtggagtcctgcagcccggagccgtggcgctactgctcatGCGTTCGTAATATCGCATCGCGATAGTTTaatattacgcccgcggctccactcgccttggtcgagtaataattaTGCTGTCTGCTCTGTTTACAATTCGAGTTCCCCGTCTCTGTTACTGAAAGTCCATTGACAGTCGCTGAGTCAGCGTGtttcacaaaataaatgtatcaaCTATGGACCACACATTGCACTCCCAGTTACAGATTTTTCGATGACAGGATATACCGGGTAAATTACTCTTTGCTCGCGATTTTCTACTGATTTCATGTAAGTTAACGTCTGAGCAATCCATATCATGATTACGAATAATATGTAACCCTTTGCTCATTGCGCATGCGTACTCAGATTGCAGGACCTGTGCCACTACTACCTGGACGAATACGGGGAGGCTAGACTGTACCAGACATGGCTGCATGGAGGGCGATACCCACCAAGGGATATGGCCAACACCATCTGCAGGTAGTTTTAAAGTAATCGAAACTAATAGAATTTCATTTAAAGATTTTTAAAACGCCTTAATGGCGTAGGCCTATACAGGGGATAAATTTACCTTTCATACTATTTAAAAAACTCTGAACTATCAACTGCAGTCCTCGCTGTATCTTCAGGTCAGTGTGTCCAAGTAGAAACATTGCTGATTGAGATTTGATTCAAGGGGACAGAGGAGATTCATGTCCCTTACCGGAGACCGTAAATTGCCTCCCcacgtaaaaatatgtaaattgcctccccatgtaaaatacgtaaattgCCTCCTATTTACATGAGCAAGAGAACGTTCTTCCCGTTTGTAAATACGccactgtaaccaaaattttccTTCCAAttgcagacttaggactgtcagtAATACAAACTTACGTGCATAATGCGCACAAATTACTGGCATGGTTAAAAATGCGGTTCAATATGCTTAACACATTGGTCAGCTTCAGTTGGAAAAAACTTcgtcataaaatttaaaatatgattaaaacattaattactgtCTTCTTTAAACAGGCAGAAATGTAAAACAAACAGCCCTTACGAACTCAAGTCGAGTAATCTGTTTTTGCCGAAGTGCAAGTATTTAATTTCGTGAAAATAATTCTTTCCGCGAAACAGGTTAATTATTTTTGCCCAGGCTTCTAAGCGACACACACGTACTCATAGGTGTTGGTGTTGAACTTTAACGAAGTGATAAATATCTGAATGGCTGAcgttgaaaaaaatgttgttttctatGGAATGACGTCATTTCGACTGATGAACAAGTAGTACCGTACGAGATGCACTCAGTGGCGGATTTGAAGATTCGAAGTCCTAGACTAGTGGGAGGCAATTTACGTACATCATCTCTACTAGGCAGGAGGCAATTTACGTACTTATGAAAAGTAAACAGCCCCCTTGGAGGCAATTTACATTACCTCCCTTCCGTAGAATCCGAGTATGTGCTCATTGTCTCACGGTTTGCACTGTGTTATTGAAGGCAGTGGGTTTGTATCATGCAGACCACAGAAACAGGGAATTTCAAAATCTAGTGTTCGTTGAAAATCCTTAAAAGAGTGAGGTCGATATCAgacaaaataacattataaattaatttaaacatcaGTATAGGTACACCTTTTAATGCAACCCAAATTCATTTTGGCAATAAGATGCCATTTTTACTTACATGCTATACGAGAGGAGGGAGTTACCGACCTTAATTTGCTATTGAAAAAATAACGCCTGAAACCGAGGTTCGTTTGGCAATATAAGCACTCAACTGTACTATCTGTTAATTAATTAACATTTCTTTTCGACATGTCGTCTGTACACAGCAATTTCTCTTTAATTTGTCCGAGTTTCCTTTTTACCATGTCACAGATGCAGGAAAATTAAGCTTTTGAAATCTATGTATCGAattgtgtagtttgtgaattactatacttcagagTACTTTATCTATGTGCCATGCAATAATGACATATACTACAAGACAAACATGGTGAGCAaacggaaataaaataattgaggtttcactatgattattattattattattattattattattattattattattattattattattattattattgttagcatATATTTTGAACTTATACACGATTTTTTTTCGACAGACTTTAGaatcattatatttataataaacctATTATTTTTACTAATGATTTCAAGTTCTCTTCAGTTggggaacacaaaattgtgaacacacgtaatattttatttcgaGCCGCCACTGTATATGTATAATCATCCTGAAAAGCATTGGACTTAATGTAGACTCTATAGGCTACACATAATGTTCAACATGACAATTATAATACGGTTATTTGATTGACTCTTGAAAAGATTAATAGAATCTACACAACTGCACAAGATATCTTACAGTTTGAAGAAAATACGTATATAGTAGACACACACACAATACAAAGGGAGATAAATGGTTCACTTAAAACTTTTACGCTATCCAAAGTGGTTTTCTTAGACATTTCACCTGAAAATCGTCTTAGGCCTAATCACGCATTTTATTCAAGAAATTCGGTAGATAACTTGACAACATAATAATTTAGGTATCTTTTATTCCAGGAATGACGGAATTTTCCGAGATTGTACGAACATCCCAAATGGAGAGTCACTAGTGAGTCAGTCCAAAACGGAAACTTTGTGGGTTGTGTGTCCTTAAACTCTGATAACAAGAagtacatattttacaatttcataGAACTATAttttcatcaaatttatcattgtACTGgtcacattttataataattataattattcttatgtattgtatatttcggTTATTTGTAATTTGAGAAAACAATTTATAGGCTAAGCGACAAAATAGTAGATTAAATTAGTTACAGTCTACtgctttacaatttaatgttATACTTTTATTGATGCTTCACTATTAGCCAAGGTAACAGGGATCAATTCTCAGAGTAATCTGAGAGATTAGAACTGGAGAAAATATTCTCCAATAAAAACTTATATGGACTCTTTCTGCCTCATTATATGAAACTATCAGAGAGAAAATGAGTCTgtgctaaaatatatttttagattttcatgaatatatatatatatatatatatatatatatatatatatatatatatatatacatgtaggTCTACTTACAACACATTAACCTTTTTCCTGCAATTTTCAGGCGAGTTTCTAACTGGTTCCAACAACAAACCAAATAAAGATCAACTCAATTGCGCGTTATCTTGTGTACTCTCCTCTGCGTTTGCGATCATGCGTAGTGTCTTGTACCTGGAACTTTGAATATTCCATCGTCTCATCTTTTTTGGGGACTGTACAGAGGCTGCATACCAACTAGGTCCCGAGTAACAATGTAATCTTACTagggtaaaatataaacatacCGAGTGGGTCCAAGGCATATACTAACTAGGTCCCAAGAGTTGGCCTTGGCTTACCTACGTGAAATCTAAATTATATAACCAGTCACAGTTAGATTGTACTGGGAATAATCAACCGCTAGGTAAAGTAGGTAGCTTACAATTCAAATGACACTCTAATGTGCatgtattttataaccaatagaAGAATAGCGTTGTAGAATTCTcagaataaaaaattgaatgataATGATACtagataactaaataagtaaacaagtaaataaataccttaaataaataaataaataaataaaatgtgtaaataaaataaatagataaataatataaatacttgcgtaaatattaggttggtgcataattccgtaacgatttttcatatgtttattaaacacatcagatacacataagagagaagttaatcatcaaaTATACAGTACTCtctttcactatttacaacagtctgccaacgctggagtagtttttcgattccacgcctgtagaaatcgcgtggttttgagttaaagaagtcgtcaagccatgttcggagcgcattttcattcggaaaggaagttccttgaaggttgttcaattgagagcggaaaaggtgaaaatctgaggccgcaagatcaggtgaataaggtgggtgcggaatgacttcccaacccaactcctggatagtgttttgtgtcaggttagcagggTGCGGACTGGCGTTATCATGGAGTAGCATCATTTCACGCAGTCATGTTGGTCGTTTTTGttggattgcgtgtgcaagacgtctcagttggtggcaataaatgtcgcaCGATGGTGTAATGGttacagttcatcacatttgccagttctcgggtataatgacgtggatcattgtggattattgtgtttaaacggtcttcatcaaaccccgaagATCTTCATGAAcgtggagtgtcactaatgtTTACACGATCCttcttaaaacgagaaaaccattttcttgccgtgctctctccgatagcattgtccccatacaTATTATGAATACACTAGATTTctctatgtaggcctacgtttGCTATTGAATGCATGTAATACAATCTGTCACTGATGAATCATAAGAACTGCCGCACTACCATTTTTTTACCATCATGCCTTGCATTTTGGAATACAATCTCCCACTTAAGTATAGTAGCAACTAACATTCAATCAACATTTTCCTACGCAACTACGTATAAGGCTGGGACTACTCATGCTAGTTCTGGAGAGACTAGTCGAGCCAATGGAGACCGGGATGAAGCCTGGTTGGCTTGTGGACGGGAAATCTAGGAGGAATGGGCAGAGACTCTCTCCTGTCCTTGCCGGCCCACTTGAGGGCTATCCAGTTTCCCAGAGATACTCTGCGCTTCCAGATCTTCTCTGATATACCCATAAAGATGGCCGTGGCCAGCCCGACCACCAGCACTAGGAAAGCGGAGTACACGTCAGTGAG contains these protein-coding regions:
- the LOC138704584 gene encoding marginal zone B- and B1-cell-specific protein-like isoform X2; translation: MVALLWLVSAQCPCEEEQEEIPEEVPASPPLESPYLEQYRCGVVKRLHYIPKYPLKDIASMPVTSACLRCGACLAVAEKLNETLVVAHETAYWMRRLDDDYVVELLRSLCNNGFENYGLREIDGKRVISEAYSYSTHVPSVYDGMWTKKLQDLCHYYLDEYGEARLYQTWLHGGRYPPRDMANTICRNDGIFRDCTNIPNGESLVSQSKTETLWVVCP
- the LOC138704584 gene encoding uncharacterized protein isoform X1; amino-acid sequence: MMHLKVRVNACLVTMVALLWLVSAQCPCEEEQEEIPEEVPASPPLESPYLEQYRCGVVKRLHYIPKYPLKDIASMPVTSACLRCGACLAVAEKLNETLVVAHETAYWMRRLDDDYVVELLRSLCNNGFENYGLREIDGKRVISEAYSYSTHVPSVYDGMWTKKLQDLCHYYLDEYGEARLYQTWLHGGRYPPRDMANTICRNDGIFRDCTNIPNGESLVSQSKTETLWVVCP
- the LOC138704584 gene encoding uncharacterized protein isoform X3, which codes for MMHLKVRVNACLVTMVALLWLVSAQCPCEEEQEEIPEEVPASPPLESPYLEQYRCGVVKRLHYIPKYPLKDIASMPVTSACLRCGACLAVAEKLNETLVVAHETAYWMRRLDDDYVVELLRSLCNNGFEKLQDLCHYYLDEYGEARLYQTWLHGGRYPPRDMANTICRNDGIFRDCTNIPNGESLVSQSKTETLWVVCP